The Leguminivora glycinivorella isolate SPB_JAAS2020 chromosome 7, LegGlyc_1.1, whole genome shotgun sequence genomic interval ACacgaaataaaatgtttttacgAGGCCAccataaatgttttttttttcttttatttatttatttgttactcTTTCAGGAATTGAACGCTCTTCGCAAGTTTTCATAAACCATGGAAGATACAGACGCGGTCACTATATTAGACGTCCTTGGCGTGGATCTGTGCGCGCGCGCACTCTTTGCCTACCTGCCTGTCATCGAACTCGTGCGCACCGAGCGCGTCTGTCGCCAATGGCAACGCGCCGTGCAAATCTTCCTACACTCTTACCATAACGATATCTTATACAATGTTTACcacttttatttaaaatcttTCCGTGATGGCGCAAACTATGGTAACCGAAAAGTAGATCAGTATTTTGCACATAAAAGCTTGTTTACAGCGTGCAAAACTCTTGAAAAATTTGCAGGAAAAATAAGTGATGATGTTTTCAAAAATGTTTCATCGAAATGTCCTTACTTGCAACATTTAATTGCGCTTAGTGAAGGGTTTAATTGCAAGAAATTGAGGATATCTGaattaattaaacataaaaGGAAAAATGCCTGTAGTAAACCTAATTTGCACTTAACTAGTGATATATTGAAACATATTAAGTCGAAAAATTTGACGTTGAATATTCTAAGCACTGCGATGAATAGTTTACGAAATATAACGACTTTAGAACTTGATGATCATAATGTGTTCACACTTGATTATATGCATTTAATGCTAAACGCAATGCCGGAACTAGAAACATTGTATTTTTGTAACTACTCTTGTAAATACAGTTCAATTTTGTATAACTCTCCGTGTATAGTTTCAACTGATGAGTTAATTTCGTCTATTAGTCAACTTGTTCATTTGAAGTGTCTTTATCTGCGTAATAATACAATTGTGAACGATACTTTGTTAGAGGAACTAGCGCAGAAATGTAAGGAGCTAGAGTATTTAGATATTAGCTATGACAACATATATAAAAATTGGCCTAAGAAATACAGTGCGCGCGGCGTGGCAGCGCTTTGTCGCAGACCTTTCTCTGTCACGACACTTTGCTTAGGCTATGTTCAAAACTTCACTAGTATATCTTTAGTAATGTATTTCAGGGATTTACCTATTGTTCATGAGCTGGAAAAACTGGGGTGCTATGTACTAACTCCACAGTGGCTAGATACCACTCTCTCTTCGCAAACTGTGCATCCACTTGAAGTAATAGTTGGTTCGAAAGGGTTAAACTCGTGTGTGTCGGAGAAATCAGATGAGTTGTACAATCTTAAAATTGTGTTAAATACTGATGTGCACACTGAGAGGGAATTTGTTGGTAAGAGCTAGTTTAAAATTACCTACATGATTATAAATAGGATTCCTTGTACGGACGtgagtccgttttcacattatccgatccgatatcggatgtcggaaggattttaatagaaaaaatcgaagatggcgcctataatgtatggaatatcggtcctacatccgatatcggatcggataatgtgaaaacgcactaaaggctaagaaaaatatttcgttgTAAAAACGTAAATATTTTGTCGTCTCTTTGCGTTCTACAATTTCTACAGTATGTTTTTTGGCTAATGTttgtaatttttcattttataagcgaataaatcatttatcgaattggcaatattttttaatgtttctcAGATTTGAACTGGCTGgattatattaataattaagtaagtataataaatacttttactttacagtaaacggcgataaagagtgcacatcggtctttggaaagagacaattaacgtcacataagcaagaaagagacaacgctctacgaaaaCGAAAAACCTATGTGCAATCATTATCGCCGGGTATTATTGTAGTACTCCCTTCTCAGTGTAGTTTTTTGGTATGGgatcaatttaaataaaaaattaaaacccagtgttataaaaatatttataaaatttaatacgCATATTAGTGATATTCGTTACAGACATTATTTATTAGCTATACATAATATAAGCAAGGATGTTAAAATATAACGAGGTAGTGTCATGGCCAAgtctcaaaaaaaaattgaatcgtatttatgtttaaatttcaACTGTTACATATTAATCGTTTCAGATTTAAGGAAACTGTTGTGACTTTACAAATTGTTGagacatagttttttttttatttgtctaaTTTAGGCCCTGGTTCCACCAAAAGCTGGTAAGCAATGATATCGGCGAATacaaattcacaaaagatagtttttattattataaatgggcttactcttgaccacagactagccaaagacgtggcctacgatagagtgagctcgccctgaagatgcctgttcacccttgatttgaaggttgctgggttatatgagctcggaaatatagccgccggcaaggaattccactccttggcagtgcgcataagcagttactcccgtgtaaataaaagagagagtgATTTATAAgatttatagttcatcgcttGGCGACGGACTATAACTCGCtggcgctatcatcgcgtctcttttatttttagACGGGAGGGACTAATAGTTATTtcttatacaagggggcaaagttgtattttaacgccgagtgtggaattgaaaaacgagcaagtgaaaggattctatagttgaaccacgagcgaagcgagtggttcgagaatagaatcctgaacttgcgagttttttaacacacgagaagtaaaatacatttgcacccgagtgtaacacaaaacttttcccctcactacagcgaggaaactacaacgcaaaaaatgcgtttatcactgcttccagtagttccacaggtggtaaatcatctttattactagattcacctacttttatcaattttgaagcagttaatttgacgttattcaaggtcaaattactttacccactagtggataaaatgcgtttttgcccgctgttattaaaggacaaaacacgtgtttccgagctagtgaggggaaaatatctTTTTCTCCACACCAACTGgcaaaggcttactttgctattcgaaaacagatagcaaaattgcattttatccacaaacgTGCAAACTTGAAAAGTAaaatcgacgaccggtctggctcagtcggtagtgaccctgcctgctaagccgcggtcctgggttcgaatcccggtaagggcatttatttgtgtgatgagcacagatatttgttcctgagtcatggatgttttctatgtatataagtatgtatttatctatttaagtatgtatatcgtcgcttagcacccatagtacaagctatgcttagtttggggctaagttgatcagtgtaaggtgtccccaatatttaaaaaaaaaaacacaaattttaacttgatgtcacaAACTGGCTGTAAGTattgatttgatttagtttgacgtTTTATAGTTACTATTTTGTTCGCGTTGGTGTGGTGAGAAATTTTGTGTTCCACTCGTCGGCAaagtttaaccttcgtgccttgaaaccctcgcaacgctcaagagtCCActtctagaaccactcgctacgctcgcggttcaatattggaatcattcgcttgctcgggtatcaagcAATATTGGCACTTGCGGTCAAACAACTTTGCccacttgtaaaacaaataatcgGCGATAGATTATCACTTACCCGCTTCTGGTGAGATCAGTGCCATAGTTACACTAGCACAGATATTTCAGTATTCCAATTTTAAATACTAACAGTAACTGTTACTATTCAtatgacaataggctagtttcctatacttaaaatatttgatgcagtgcacgaaataaagcaccacgtaattagaagaaaaacatggacagtagttatgtttaatagttatttgttatacaagggtgcaaagttgtattttaacgccgagtgtggaattgaaaaacgagcaagtgacaggattctatagttgaaccaagagcgaagcgagtggttcgagaatagaatcctgaacttacgagttttttaacacacgagaagtaaaatacatttgcacccgagtgtaacacaaaacttttcccctcactatagcgaggaaagtacaacgcaaatagcgtgtttatcactgcttccagtagttccacaggtggtaaatcatcgtcatcaatagattcactcacttttatcaattttaaagcagaaaaaatgactatcttcaaggtcaaattactttatccactagtggataaaatgcgtttttacccgctggtgttGAAGGACAAaccacgtgtttccgagctagtgaggggaaagcataatttctgtttaataagtcaaagagaaagatataaagtaaatgaattgaccgtgacgtcactccttagtatttcatagtaattccatattagcaaatcgttttgacatttcttaaaaagaagctgatttgactagtaggaaactagcctattagcgAAGCCATTAAATCtggtaataataattaattaattatacaaaataataatatttagcaTGTAACTTACGATTAATACATAGTGCTAACATCACATAAAGCATCTATTATTAGTATACattatttaaatacaataaaaacattGTAAGCTACactatacagtcaaccaataatTGAAAACCTAggtcactctacaaccatgtcaaaatgacaagcagtaacagatttcttacaatctgatttataacgtcagtatgacatagttcgacagtggcctagggttccaattggttaactgtcaaattttcaaaaacgtaCAGTCTTACAATTTGATCGTAAGTACTTAATGAGTTAACTAGAAACTTTAACATAAAActacttaataaaattaattaattatgactcAACTGGTGTATATACTTATAAATGCAGTAAAAAGCAAATACTTAACAAGAATAACTAATTTACATAATAGTAACTTCATCATAGAGAGACATTTGAGTTTGTTCATACTTGGCCTTGTTTTACAAAATAAGCTAgaaatctagagcagagcccaactggggaagtacctccgccttacagaagaccgcagccaaatagcactagatcctactcatagtgttgtgttcttgtcagtgagtaaggctgccagagctcaacaagggtgcggggtgctgacgacgggaggacttacggaactaatttgttccgtctattgtcctttgagtcttgggcaacccgaaccctcctttgaacttgtacactcctttttgcttaacacagcaaaagggagtgtacaagttactaatggggt includes:
- the LOC125228243 gene encoding uncharacterized protein LOC125228243; translated protein: MEDTDAVTILDVLGVDLCARALFAYLPVIELVRTERVCRQWQRAVQIFLHSYHNDILYNVYHFYLKSFRDGANYGNRKVDQYFAHKSLFTACKTLEKFAGKISDDVFKNVSSKCPYLQHLIALSEGFNCKKLRISELIKHKRKNACSKPNLHLTSDILKHIKSKNLTLNILSTAMNSLRNITTLELDDHNVFTLDYMHLMLNAMPELETLYFCNYSCKYSSILYNSPCIVSTDELISSISQLVHLKCLYLRNNTIVNDTLLEELAQKCKELEYLDISYDNIYKNWPKKYSARGVAALCRRPFSVTTLCLGYVQNFTSISLVMYFRDLPIVHELEKLGCYVLTPQWLDTTLSSQTVHPLEVIVGSKGLNSCVSEKSDELYNLKIVLNTDVHTEREFVGKS